One Belonocnema kinseyi isolate 2016_QV_RU_SX_M_011 chromosome 6, B_treatae_v1, whole genome shotgun sequence genomic region harbors:
- the LOC117174193 gene encoding pigment-dispersing hormone peptides gives MWIFTRHILAAITVLGITVSCVASSIDEVPANIMMSNFPYGRGVDNDLQFGRILLLPQRSCHLKRNSELINSLLGLPKNMNNAGKKK, from the exons ATGTGGATTTTCACACGCCACATTCTTGCGGCTATCACTGTTTTGGGAATAACAGTGTCTTGTGTTGCTTCTTCAATTGACGAGGTTCCTGCAAATATCATGATGTCAAACTTCCCTTACGGCAGAGGAGTG GACAATGATCTCCAGTTTGGAAGGATACTTTTGCTACCTCAACGAAGTTGTCATCTGAAACGTAACTCCGAGTTAATTAACTCCTTACTAGGTTTACCAAAGAATATGAACAATGccggaaagaaaaaataa